A part of Liolophura sinensis isolate JHLJ2023 chromosome 1, CUHK_Ljap_v2, whole genome shotgun sequence genomic DNA contains:
- the LOC135465658 gene encoding uncharacterized protein LOC135465658, translating to MMFPWNLFSLSLVVRFLTLTVSGVEISVSPTSLNEGSTLTITCREQSLSQEDFLYKLGLQKANDAEGYNNLLEYSLNLDSGYLLKWGTTIGDIQQRANVTTSFDAGGFFELRIHSVRCSDPASFRCTMTSSASGTTLFSNVQNVSIHGVTQSIQVTGAQDCSTFIDPDCAMCQNFDDKSGIQPKYAKMGQPLELTCSGQLATPQSQNKAIWYKQNVNDQQKVIITVNKTDLVYDPPAPNACTVRGSSTLTYYPQITDRELRISCEISSGSSVDTVSDEMSICVEDVTFRPTPSGPDKCTELLYMYFVGAKALGEVVNGCPPVCQLCDNMAEVSKRFGGGDIAGAVLGGACGGALMALLFTFIILHCTGYTLTGSKENRVTEARRYVQQSHPPRQHHSDPTVTQEPERDATINEDPSCAMAEVSPDYYNVQQDSTVNAPYQMIDHAAQSAPALYERMNPTNNNDGAYVQPRM from the exons ATGTTTCCTTGGAATTTGTTCTCGCTGAGTTTGGTTGTTCGGTTTCTCACACTCACAG TGTCAGGTGTAGAAATATCCGTGTCCCCGACCAGCCTGAATGAGGGAAGCACTCTGACGATCACCTGTAGAGAACAGTCACTTTCACAAGAAGATTTTCTGTATAAACTAGGTCTACAGAAGGCCAATGATGCCGAGGGATACAACAACCTCCTTGAATATAGTCTAAACCTTGATTCAGGATACCTGCTTAAATGGGGAACTACTATCGGTGATATTCAGCAGCGGGCTAATGTTACCACGTCATTTGATGCTGGTGGGTTTTTTGAGCTGAGGATACATTCAGTCAGGTGTAGCGATCCGGCCTCATTCAGGTGTACCATGACATCAAGTGCCAGTGGGACGACTCTGTTTTCAAATGTACAGAATGTGTCTATACATG GTGTGACACAGAGTATACAGGTTACAGGTGCTCAGGACTGCAGTACATTCATCGATCCTGACTGTGCAATGTGTCAGAACTTTGATGATAAGTCTGGAATTCAACCCAAATACGCCAAGATGGGACAACCCTTAGAGCTGACCTGTTCTGGACAGCTGGCAACGCCACAGTCCCAGAACAAAGCTATCTGGTACAAGCAGAATGTGAATGACCAACAGAAAGTGATAATTACTGTGAACAAAACAGACTTGGTGTATGATCCTCCGGCTCCAAATGCCTGTACGGTTCGCGGAAGCTCCACTCTGACGTATTACCCTCAGATCACAGACCGTGAGCTGAGAATCAGCTGTGAAATCAGTTCTGGCAGCTCAGTTGATACAGTCAGTGATGAAATGTCCATCTGTGttgaag aTGTGACATTCAGACCAACCCCTTCTGGGCCAG ATAAATGTACAGAActtctgtatatgtatttcgtCGGAGCGAAAGCACTTGGCGAAG TTGTAAATGGCTGTCCACCTGTCTGCCAGTTATGTGATAACATGGCCGAGGTCAGTAAGCGGTTTGGAGGAGGAGATATTGCCGGGGCCGTACTGGGAGGAGCGTGCGGAGGAGCTCTGATGGCTCTTCTCTTCACCTTCATCATACTCCACTGTACCGGTTACACACTCACAG GTTCAAAGGAGAACCGTGTGACAGAAGCAAGAAG GTATGTCCAGCAGAGCCACCCGCCAAGACAACACCACTCAGATCCAACAG TGACTCAAGAACCAGAAAGAGACGCAACCATCAATGAAGATCCTAGCTGCGCAATGGCAGAAG TGTCACCAGACTACTATAATGTTCAACAAGATTCCACAG tCAATGCCCCATACCAGATGATAGATCATGCAGCTCAGTCCG CGCCAGCGCTGTATGAAAGGATGAACCCCACAAATAACAATG ATGGTGCCTATGTTCAGCCTCGGATGTGA